The DNA window TCGGAATGCGCCTGCATCGTACAGCCGGGTGTATCACACGACAAGCACGGGCCGGACACCGACATCTTTCGTCAGGCCCTGGTGATTTGTACGCGCCCTCGTCGCGGTCCTTCCGATCGGCGGCCCCGAGGGCCGGGCTGGGGGCTTGGGCGCCCCGTCGATAAACCAACAAGAAACCAGTGTTGGCCGGACGTTTGGGAAATTTCTTGGATGCCGGGTCCCGAGAGTGGATTTATTGTCGATCTCCCACGTACTATGGCCCAAATGCAAAAAAGTCATATTCTCTCGTTTTCGCCCTTCACCCCCTCGTGACCCCTTCCTCCCCGCCGGCAAACGCGCTTCGTGCGACGCTCGGCCCCGATCGGCTGCGCCGGGACGTCCCCCTGGCCCCGTTCACCACCTTCCAACTCGGCGGGACGGCCGACTGGTACGCCGACGTGCGCTCGGCCGACGAGCTGGCCGCAGTCACGCGGACGGCCCGGACGCACGACGTCCCCTACTTTCTGCTCGGCACCGGGGCCAACGTGATCGTCGGCGATCGCGGGTACCGGGGCCTCGTCATCCACAACCGGGCCCGCGCCCTCCAGGTCGATCGCGACACGAATCGCGTTTGGGCCGAGAGCGGGGCCGTCGTGTACCCCGACCTCATCGAACGCGCCGTCTCGGCCGGCCTCTCGGGGTTGGAGCACTACGTGGGCATTCCGTCGACCGTGGGCGGGGCGCTCTGGCAGAACCTGCACTTTCTCTCGCCGCCCCCCGACCGGGCCCGAACGGTGTTCTGGGACGAGGTCGTCCACTCCGCCGACATTCTCACCGAAGAGGGGGAGCGCAAAACGGTGAGCGCCGACTATTTCGACTTCGACTACGACTACTCGATTCTCCACGACCGGGACGACGTGGTGCTGGCGACCACCTCCCAACTCGAACCGGGCGATCCGGAGCGGATGCGCGAGATCATGGACGCCAACCTGCAGTGGCGCGCCGAGCGGCACCCGCCCCTGGACACCGAGCCGAGCGTGGGGTCGATTTTCAAGAAAATCGAGGGGGTCGGCGCCGGGCGCCTCATCGACGAGTGCGGGCTGAAGGGCGCGCGGATTGGGGGGGCGATGATCACCCACCGCCACGCCAACATTTTCGTGAACGTGGACGGCGCGCGAGCGGCGGACGTGTGCGCCCTGATCGACCTGGCCCGCGACACCGTAGAGCAGGAGACCGGCTACCGCCTGGAGACGGAGATCGACTTCATCGGCGAGTTTGCCCCGCCGACCGACGCGGAGCCGACGTTCGTCCCGAAGGACCCCGACCTCGTGACGGCGGCTGATCGGGCACGCGCGTAATGGTGGGAGGTTGTCTAGACCGGAAAATTCCTTCTCGACAAACGAACTCTCTTGGAATGCTCCCGTTACAATTCAAGACCACTGGCTACCGGACAGTTTTTCGAATCCCTGCTAAAGTAGAAGAAGGCCGTTGCCCTCGGCGGACAGACCGTTGAGGTTGTGGTGAGCCAATCACCGAACCTCCCGTTCCAGCCCGCCAATGAGCAACAGCCTTCTCATCCAACGTAAAATGGAGTCGACGCTTTCCCAACTGCTTCCCGAGGCGCTGGCTACCCGGCGCCGCGCTCTGGCACAGATGATCACCGGATTGCATCTGGCCGAGCATGTTCATCTTTCGAAGGTGGCCGGTCGGATTGCTGGGACGGCCCAACTGGAAAGCAAGACGCGCCACTTGCGGCGATTTCTTGGAAACGAAAACGTTGATCCTGAGCGATTCTACAGCCCGGTTCGAGACCGCCTGATTGAGTGGGCGGCCCAGGGAGCAGAAACGCAGGGGAGCGGCCCGATTCGACTTCTGGTCGACACGGTGGAGCTTTCCGGAGAGCGGCAGGTGCTTATGGCTGGGATTGCTTATCGCCGAAGAGCCCTTCCGATCTGCTGGGAAACGTACCGACGGGAAGGAGTCACGAACGCTGAGCAGCAGATATCCCTGCTCAAAGCGCTTGTGGGCCGGTTTCCCGACGAAGCAGAGGTTGTGGTCGTAGGCGACGGGGCGTTTCATTCCACTGATCTGATGGACTTTATAGAGGATCAGGGATGGCATTTTTGCCTGCGGCTCCACGCAGACACCTACATCCGCTCCTTCAAAGATTCCTCCAAAGGCTTTCCCAAGGAAGGGACCTGGAAACAGCTTCGAGATCTGGTTCCGGAGGAAGGAGAACGACGATACCTGCAAGACGTCATCGTGACGAAAGACAACGAATACGGCCCCGTGGGTCTCGCCCTTTGCCAAGCCGAAGATGAGGACGATCCGTGACTGATCTGTACCGACCGGGAAGCCAGCTACGCAACGATCCGCACTTACAGCCGCCGGATGTGGATCGAACAGTTGTTTGCGGATTTGGAAGACGGAGGCTTCCATTTGAACCGGAGCCGGATCTATCCACCAGAGCGGCTCTCGCGGCTGGTGATGGCTCTTTCGTGGACGTACGTCTGGCTCCTGCATGTCGGTGCATGGATGGTCAAGCGGGGCTTTCGGTCAAAGGTCGACAGAACTGGTCGTCGAGATCGAAGCTACGTGGAGCTCGGGCGGCGGTGGCTTCAGCGGTGTTTGACCAATCAGATTCCTCTCCGAATCGGAATCCGGCCCTATTTCTGAAGCTGTCCGGTAGCCAGTCAAGACCAATTAGGCCGAGGGTACATGCGCCGACGGGCGTAAGCCTCCGCTTTCTTTTTGGGCCCCACTGGCAGACGAGTTGACAGGTCGATTTGAACAACTGGACCGAGACCATGACGAAACTGATGGAGCGGCTCATTGGCCGACTGAAACGCCTTCCCGAGACGCAGCAAGATCGATATGCCGCCGCGTACCTTGCGGAGCTGGACGACGATCAGCGATGGGAAGAGCTCTTTGCCCAGACCACCGACGAAGAGTGGCAGAAAATCGCCTCGAAGGCTCGAACGGAGGCGAGGAAAGAAGAGTCGGTTCCGCTTGAGGAGTTTCTGGGGAGCAACGAATCGTGACCTCATCCACGACCGAGCAGTTCCGAACACTGTTCACTGATCTCCCAGCCGACGTGCAGAAGCAAGCACGATCGAAATTCTCGATGTGGCTGGACAATCCCCATCATCCCAGTCTTCACTTCAAGAAGGTCTCACCGAACGAACCGGTGTGATCAGTACGGATCAATCGCTCGTACCGCGCTCTCGGGATCCGAGAGGAGGATCACATCGAATGGTTCTGGATTGGCGATCACGATGAGTATGACCGAGTGCTGTCCCGGCTGCAGTAGGAGTTCAGAGTGAAGCCCAGCATTTCGACGACCAACCCTATCCGACAATTGAGGCGCGGGCGTTCTGAAAGGATGGAAGGCTGGAAGCATAGATGAGGGAAGACGCCTTCACACTTTCATACATCCCCCCTCCACCCTTACGAGAGAGCACCGGCAAGCGCCCGGGCCTCCGCTTCGAGACGGTCAAACGCCTCCAGGCCCTCCCCCCACTCGTCGGGAAAGGCCGACCAGCCGTGCAGCGCGCCCAGCATGGCCCCCATCATCGCCCCGGTGGTGTCGGCGTCGCCCCCGACGTTGATGCCGGAGAGCAGTGTGTTTTCCAGGAGGTGGGCGCGGCGCGCAACCATCGCACACGCGAACGGCCAGGCCTCGTCCGCACGAATCCCCACCCCGTCGCACGCGTCCCCGAGGTTGAGTGGAAAGGCGTCGAGGTGGTCCGCGAGGGCCTCCAGGCGGCCCGATACGCGATCGTCGCCGTCGAGCCGCCCCTCCGCCCACGCCGTCGCGTCGACCAGCCGCTCCCAGAAGGCCGCGCGGTCGAACGCATCGGGCGTCCAGCCCAGCAGCGTGTGGACGGCCACTGCCTGCCCCCACCCGGCCGCCAGGGCCGCCGGATGCCGGTGGGTGACGGCCAGCACCGGACGAATGGCCTCGAAGGCCGCCTCGCGATCAAGGTCCCGGGCCGCCCACCACACGCCGAGCGGGGCCGCCCGCATCGCGGCGCCGTCGGTCGGCCGGTCGGGCACGCCCGCCTCGGCGGGCGGCGTGCCGTCGGCCAGCCGGTCGACGGCGGTGGTGGTGGTCTCGCCCCAGCGCCGGGCCTCGGGCCGGAGGGCAACGTACTCGTCCGCGACGGCGGCCGGCCACGCGTCCGGCGACGCGGGGTGGTCGGTGAGGGCCCGCACAAGTGCGAACGTCATCTGCGTGTCGTCGGTCCACTGCCCGGCGCCTAGATCCCCCCGCTGGTCGTCGTCCCGGTACTCTTTGATGCCCTTGTAGTAGGTGCGCACGTTGGCGTGGCTGAGGCCCTCGACGGGCATGCCCAGCGCGTCGCCGACGGCGGTGCCGAGAAGCGCCCCGGCAATGGAATCGGAAGGGGGAGGCGTGGTGCTCATGAGGCGGGCGGCGCAATCCGTGAACAGGGCCGAACAGGAGACGGAGGGGAGCGGAGGGGCAGTCGATTTTCCGTGCCCGCATCGCTATTTTGGTCGCTCCCTTCGAAACGAAGGGACACGGTCGCGTTCCACTTCTCGTCGTCTTTGCGTCCCATGGATTGGCTCGCCGGCGCCTGGTCGGTGTTTCGGAAGGACCTGCGCACCGAGCTGCGCAGCCGGTACGCGGCGAATACGCTTCTCCTGTTCGCCCTTGCGGCCCTCCTCCTCGTGGCGTTCGCCGTGGGGCCGCAGCCCCTGAGCGCCCGGGTGCGGGCCGCGCTCTTGTGGATCGTCCTCCTCTTCGCGGCCTCGATTGGGCTGGGGCGGTCGTTCGTGGCGGAGCACGAGGGCGGCACCGCGCTCCTGCTCCGGCTCCACACGCGGGCCAGCATGGTGTTCGCCGGCAAGCTGCTGTTCAACTTTGGCCTGGTGGCACTTCTGACCCTCGTCGCCACCGGCGTCTTCCTGCTGCTGCTCGGCGTCTCCGTCGGGACGCCGAGCCTGTTTGCGGGCACGCTTGCGATCGGCGCCCTCGGCCTGACCGGCGCGACGACACTGCTGTCGGCCCTCGTGGCCCGCGCCTCCCGCGGCGGCCCGCTCCTGCCGGTGCTTCTGCTGCCGGTGCTGGTGCCGGTGCTGGTGTCGGGGGTGGGGGCCACGCGCAAGGCGCTCCTCGGCCAGCGGTGGGTCGCGGCGCAGGACGAGCTCCTCACGCTCGTGGGGTTTGCCGGGGCCACCCTCTCCGCGGCCGTGGTGCTGTTCGACTACGTATGGGCCGAGTAACCCGCCGCTTTGAACGTTGAGCGAATTCAGAGGCGCCTCCGGAAGTCCCCACTTTGGGGGACGTATCAGGCGATGACATCCTTACTCACGTTCCCTCGCTGCGTCATGTCGTCCCCCGCACAGCCCCCGTTTCCGGTTGGCCGTCGCCTGTACCGCGTCGTGCGAGGCGTCGTGGTGGTGACGCTGACCGGCATCCTTGCCGCCGGCTTCCTGGGCGAGATTCCGCAGTTGGACATCCTCGAACAGTCGGCGCGCAACCTGTATTTCCACGTGCCGATGTGGTTTACGCTCATGGCGGCGACGATCGTCTCGGCGTATCACTCGGCCCAGTACCTTCGGAGCGGCGACCGCATTCGCGACCTCCGCGCCCGGGAGGCGGCCCGGCTGGGCCTCATTTTCGGTGGGCTCGGCATCATAACGGGCATGGTGTGGGCCCGCTTCACCTGGTACGAAGGCACCGGGGTCTGGTGGAATTTTGACCCGAAGCAGTCGATGGCGGCGGTCCTCCTGCTCATCTACGCCGGGTACTTCGTCCTGCGCGACGCCATCGACGCCCCGCGGACGCGAGGGCGCATCGCGGCGGTCTACAACCTGTTCGCAGTCGTGACGATGCCCTTCCTGCTCTACATCCTGCCCCGTCAGATGCCGAGCCTCCACCCCGGCGGGGAGGGCAGCCCGGCCTTCAGCCAGACGGACCTCGCCCCGGCCATGCGCTGGGTCTTCTACCCCTCCGTCCTGGCCTTTTTGGGGCTCTGCTGGCTCCTGTACACGCAGCGGGTGCGCCTGGCCTGGCTCCAGGAGGTCCTGCGGCAAAAGGCCCTCGGGGCGGCCCACGACGATGAGGGCGCCGGCCGCTGACGCCCGCGGCCCCAGTCCGGTTCTGTTCTTCGATCCACCCCGCCGTCTCCGCTGCGTCATGACGATTCATCCCCTCCGGCCCTCCGATCCGCCCGCCCTCCGGCCGGAGCAGGAGCGCCCGGACACGACCGCGGTCTACGATAGCACATGGACGGAACAGCCCGACGCCGCCGCCCCGGACGGGCTGGACCGCATCATGGGCCAGGACGGCAAGATTTACGTCGTGCTCGCCGTCGTGCTGCTGATCTGGATCGGGGTGGTGGCGCTCCTCTTCCGGACCGACCGTCGGATTGAGCGCCTGGAACGGCGCATCGACCGGTCCATTTCAGAAGACGAGTAGTTTTGCACCCTCATTCCCTGTGTCCCCATGAAGTGGAAGACCATCCTCGGCCTGGCCGGCATGATTGGCTTCGGCACCCTCCTGTTCGTCAACTTTGGCAGCCAGGTGGGCGGGTACATGAACTTTGAGCAGGCCGCCCGCACCGGGGCCACGGCCCACGTGGTCGGCACGTGGGCGGAGGACCGTCCCACGAGCTACGACCGCATGCAGAACGTCTTCACCTTTTACATGCGCGACGAGGACGGGACGGTCCGAAAGGTGCGGTACAACAACCCGAAGCCGGCCAACTTTGAGGAGGCCGAGCAGGTGGTCGTGGAGGGGCGAAACCAGGACGGCACGTTCGTGGCCGAAAACATCCTCGTGAAATGCCCTTCGAAGTACAACGACGCGCAGGGCCTGAAGCAGAAGGCAAGCCGGTCGTCCCAAGAGACGCCCCCTACGTCTTCTACGCCGCAGTAGCCCTTCCCCTGTGCCCCCGTTCAGACTCGGCGCTGTCCTGCTCGCCCTGACGCTTCCGATCGTGGCCGAGGCCCAGTCGCTGCCCGACAATCCCCTTTCCGACTGCCCCGACACGCCCAATTGCGAGCGTGTGGCGCGCGGATACGAGGCTTCGCCGGACACGCTGTACGCGGCCGCCGAGCGGGCCCTCGAATCACTGGGCCCCGTCACGCTCCGTCGGCCCGATTCGTCTGCCGCCCGTCGGCTGGAGGCGGTGTACCGGGTGGCCCTAATTTTTAAGGACGACGTGGCCGTGGCCGTCCGGGCCCGGGACGGCGGCGGCAGCGCCCTGTACGTCCGCAGCGCAAGCCGGGTGGGGCACAGCGACCTCGGCGTCAACCGGCGCCGCGTCGACCGATTCCTGGAGGCGGTCGGGGCCGCCCTCCGCGACGCGTCGTCCACGTCGTAGCGTACGACCGCCATGGCGCGTACAACCGCCACGGCCGGGGCGGCCTACAGGTAGAGCGCCGTGGCGATGAGGAAGTAGATGGCCAGCCCCATGATGTCGTTGAGGGTCGTGACGAACGGCCCCATCGCGCTGGCCGGGTCCACCCCCAGCCACGTCAGCAGAAAGGGAATCAGCGCGCCGTTGGTGGTCGCCACCAGGCTCACGGACAGCATCGTCAGGCTGAGGGTCGCCACGAGCATCGTCACGTCCCCCATGCCGAGCAGGGCCACCGTTCCGCAGAGCAGCCCCGCCACGACGATGCCGTTGAGCAGGGCCACGAGCATCTCCTTCCCGATGCGCTTGAAGGCGTCGGACAGCCAGAGCTCCCCCGCCCCGAGGCCCTGCACGGCGATGGCCGCGCTCTGGACCGCGGCGTTCCCCCCCATGGCCGTCACGACGGGAATGAACGTGGCGAGGACCACGGCCTGTTGAAGCGTGGCTTCGAAGGCCCCGATGACGGTGCCGGACAGCCCCGACCCCACGAGCCCCACGATCAGCCACGGCAGGCGCCCCCGGCTCACCTGGACCGCCGAGTCGACGGTCTCCTCCTCCCCGGTGAGGCCGCTCATGAGCTGCATGTCCTCCTCCGCCTCGTCGCGGATGACGTCCACCACGTCGTCAATGGTGATGCGGCCCATCATCCGGCCCGTGTCGTTGACCACCGGCACGGACACGAGGTCGTACCGCTGCACGACGCGGCCCACCTCCTCCTGGTCCACCCGGGGCGCAACCGAGATAAAGTCGGCGTCCATGACGTCGCGGACCTTCACCGCCCCCGCAGAGAGCAGCAGTTGCTTGAGCGAGAGGGTGCCGAGGAGCGTCCCCGCCTCGTCCACGACGTAGGCCGTATACACATCGTCCACGTCGGCGGCGCTGCGCCGGACCGCCTCGGTGGCCTCCTGCAGGGTCTGGTCCGGAGCAAGGGCCACGTACTCGCGGGCCATGATGCCGCCGGCCGTCTCCTCGCCGTACTCCAGCAGCTCGGTCAGGTCCGCCGCGTCCTCCAGGTCGGGCAGCACCTCCAGGGCCACCCGGTCCGGCAGGTCGGCGAGCACGTCCGCCGCGTCGTCGGTGTCGAGCGCGTCGATCAGGTCGATGAGGGTGTCCGGCCGCAGGTCGTCCAGCAGCGCCGCCCGCACTGCATCCTCCATCTCCGCGAGCACGTCGGCGCCCATCTCCGGCGGGAGCCACCGAAAGAGGCGGCCGGCCTCCGCGTCCGGCAGGCGG is part of the Salinibacter ruber DSM 13855 genome and encodes:
- a CDS encoding DUF1499 domain-containing protein, yielding MPPFRLGAVLLALTLPIVAEAQSLPDNPLSDCPDTPNCERVARGYEASPDTLYAAAERALESLGPVTLRRPDSSAARRLEAVYRVALIFKDDVAVAVRARDGGGSALYVRSASRVGHSDLGVNRRRVDRFLEAVGAALRDASSTS
- a CDS encoding transposase, coding for MESTLSQLLPEALATRRRALAQMITGLHLAEHVHLSKVAGRIAGTAQLESKTRHLRRFLGNENVDPERFYSPVRDRLIEWAAQGAETQGSGPIRLLVDTVELSGERQVLMAGIAYRRRALPICWETYRREGVTNAEQQISLLKALVGRFPDEAEVVVVGDGAFHSTDLMDFIEDQGWHFCLRLHADTYIRSFKDSSKGFPKEGTWKQLRDLVPEEGERRYLQDVIVTKDNEYGPVGLALCQAEDEDDP
- the mgtE gene encoding magnesium transporter; this translates as MPASDPSPSSSSRSPAASDGPPYSGLLEVDESVVDDIATLLTEQQRGMVLNLVADLYPADVALLLRRLPDAEAGRLFRWLPPEMGADVLAEMEDAVRAALLDDLRPDTLIDLIDALDTDDAADVLADLPDRVALEVLPDLEDAADLTELLEYGEETAGGIMAREYVALAPDQTLQEATEAVRRSAADVDDVYTAYVVDEAGTLLGTLSLKQLLLSAGAVKVRDVMDADFISVAPRVDQEEVGRVVQRYDLVSVPVVNDTGRMMGRITIDDVVDVIRDEAEEDMQLMSGLTGEEETVDSAVQVSRGRLPWLIVGLVGSGLSGTVIGAFEATLQQAVVLATFIPVVTAMGGNAAVQSAAIAVQGLGAGELWLSDAFKRIGKEMLVALLNGIVVAGLLCGTVALLGMGDVTMLVATLSLTMLSVSLVATTNGALIPFLLTWLGVDPASAMGPFVTTLNDIMGLAIYFLIATALYL
- the murB gene encoding UDP-N-acetylmuramate dehydrogenase, with the protein product MLAGRLGNFLDAGSREWIYCRSPTYYGPNAKKSYSLVFALHPLVTPSSPPANALRATLGPDRLRRDVPLAPFTTFQLGGTADWYADVRSADELAAVTRTARTHDVPYFLLGTGANVIVGDRGYRGLVIHNRARALQVDRDTNRVWAESGAVVYPDLIERAVSAGLSGLEHYVGIPSTVGGALWQNLHFLSPPPDRARTVFWDEVVHSADILTEEGERKTVSADYFDFDYDYSILHDRDDVVLATTSQLEPGDPERMREIMDANLQWRAERHPPLDTEPSVGSIFKKIEGVGAGRLIDECGLKGARIGGAMITHRHANIFVNVDGARAADVCALIDLARDTVEQETGYRLETEIDFIGEFAPPTDAEPTFVPKDPDLVTAADRARA
- a CDS encoding CcmD family protein → MTIHPLRPSDPPALRPEQERPDTTAVYDSTWTEQPDAAAPDGLDRIMGQDGKIYVVLAVVLLIWIGVVALLFRTDRRIERLERRIDRSISEDE
- a CDS encoding ADP-ribosylglycohydrolase family protein — protein: MSTTPPPSDSIAGALLGTAVGDALGMPVEGLSHANVRTYYKGIKEYRDDDQRGDLGAGQWTDDTQMTFALVRALTDHPASPDAWPAAVADEYVALRPEARRWGETTTTAVDRLADGTPPAEAGVPDRPTDGAAMRAAPLGVWWAARDLDREAAFEAIRPVLAVTHRHPAALAAGWGQAVAVHTLLGWTPDAFDRAAFWERLVDATAWAEGRLDGDDRVSGRLEALADHLDAFPLNLGDACDGVGIRADEAWPFACAMVARRAHLLENTLLSGINVGGDADTTGAMMGAMLGALHGWSAFPDEWGEGLEAFDRLEAEARALAGALS
- a CDS encoding cytochrome c biogenesis protein encodes the protein MSSPAQPPFPVGRRLYRVVRGVVVVTLTGILAAGFLGEIPQLDILEQSARNLYFHVPMWFTLMAATIVSAYHSAQYLRSGDRIRDLRAREAARLGLIFGGLGIITGMVWARFTWYEGTGVWWNFDPKQSMAAVLLLIYAGYFVLRDAIDAPRTRGRIAAVYNLFAVVTMPFLLYILPRQMPSLHPGGEGSPAFSQTDLAPAMRWVFYPSVLAFLGLCWLLYTQRVRLAWLQEVLRQKALGAAHDDEGAGR
- a CDS encoding heme exporter protein CcmB, with product MDWLAGAWSVFRKDLRTELRSRYAANTLLLFALAALLLVAFAVGPQPLSARVRAALLWIVLLFAASIGLGRSFVAEHEGGTALLLRLHTRASMVFAGKLLFNFGLVALLTLVATGVFLLLLGVSVGTPSLFAGTLAIGALGLTGATTLLSALVARASRGGPLLPVLLLPVLVPVLVSGVGATRKALLGQRWVAAQDELLTLVGFAGATLSAAVVLFDYVWAE
- a CDS encoding cytochrome c maturation protein CcmE; translation: MKWKTILGLAGMIGFGTLLFVNFGSQVGGYMNFEQAARTGATAHVVGTWAEDRPTSYDRMQNVFTFYMRDEDGTVRKVRYNNPKPANFEEAEQVVVEGRNQDGTFVAENILVKCPSKYNDAQGLKQKASRSSQETPPTSSTPQ